A region of Plantactinospora sp. BC1 DNA encodes the following proteins:
- a CDS encoding CatB-related O-acetyltransferase has translation MPGIPADPDVLHPMPGQPRVVLLKPLVTSPLIEVGEFSYYDDPDDPTAFETRNVLYHYGPERLVIGRFCALGEGVRFLMNGANHRMDGPSTFPFPIMGGSWAEHFDLITGLPGRGDTVVGHDVWLGYRATVMPGVRIGSGAVVAAGSVVVDDVPDYGIVGGNPARLIRRRYGDEDVSRLLELAWWDWPLEHLTAHVRTIMAGSVADLAAVAPGAR, from the coding sequence ATGCCCGGAATTCCGGCCGACCCGGACGTGCTGCACCCGATGCCCGGGCAGCCCCGGGTGGTGCTGCTGAAGCCGCTGGTCACCTCCCCGTTGATCGAGGTCGGGGAGTTCTCGTACTACGACGACCCGGATGATCCGACCGCTTTCGAGACCCGCAACGTGCTGTACCACTACGGCCCGGAGCGGCTGGTCATCGGGAGGTTCTGCGCGTTGGGCGAGGGCGTCCGGTTCCTGATGAACGGCGCCAACCACCGGATGGACGGCCCGTCGACCTTCCCGTTCCCGATCATGGGCGGTTCCTGGGCGGAGCATTTCGACCTGATCACCGGGCTGCCGGGCCGGGGTGACACCGTGGTCGGCCACGACGTCTGGTTGGGCTACCGGGCGACGGTGATGCCGGGGGTACGGATCGGCAGTGGCGCGGTCGTCGCCGCCGGTTCCGTGGTCGTCGACGACGTACCCGACTACGGCATCGTCGGCGGCAACCCGGCACGGCTGATCCGCCGCCGGTACGGCGACGAGGACGTCAGCCGGCTGCTGGAGCTGGCCTGGTGGGACTGGCCGCTGGAACACCTCACCGCGCACGTCCGCACGATCATGGCCGGCAGCGTCGCCGACCTGGCGGCGGTGGCGCCCGGGGCCCGGTAG
- the cofD gene encoding 2-phospho-L-lactate transferase, with protein sequence MRIVVLTGGIGGARFLTGVRAYAREVGAEVTAVVNVGDDVVLHGLRICPDLDSVMYTLGGGADRERGWGRAGETWTVREELAAYGAEPTWFGLGDRDVATHLVRTTMLNAGYPLSAVTEALCARWQPGVRLLPATDDRLETHVVVEDPDGETPGAQRAIHFQEWWVRHRGELPTSRFVFVGAEAAKPAAGVLDALAGADVVLLAPSNPVVSIAPVLAVPELRDALVTGSAPVIGVSPIIGGAPVRGMADRCLAVLGVPCTAAGVGGLYGARSAGGILDAWLVDGTDAGTEVEGVTVRAAPLWMTDEAATATMVRTALELA encoded by the coding sequence ATGCGCATCGTGGTGTTGACCGGCGGCATCGGCGGGGCCCGCTTCCTGACCGGCGTCCGCGCGTACGCCCGTGAGGTGGGCGCCGAGGTGACCGCCGTGGTCAACGTCGGCGACGACGTCGTCCTGCACGGCCTGCGGATCTGCCCCGACCTGGACAGCGTGATGTACACCCTCGGCGGCGGGGCGGACCGGGAACGGGGCTGGGGCCGGGCCGGCGAGACCTGGACCGTCAGGGAGGAACTCGCCGCCTACGGCGCGGAGCCGACCTGGTTCGGCCTCGGCGACCGGGACGTGGCGACCCACCTGGTCCGGACCACCATGCTGAACGCCGGCTACCCCCTCTCGGCGGTCACCGAGGCGCTCTGCGCCCGCTGGCAGCCCGGGGTACGCCTGCTGCCCGCCACCGACGACCGCCTGGAGACCCACGTCGTGGTGGAGGACCCCGACGGGGAGACCCCGGGCGCCCAGCGGGCGATCCACTTCCAGGAGTGGTGGGTACGCCACCGTGGCGAACTGCCCACCTCCCGCTTCGTCTTCGTCGGCGCGGAGGCGGCCAAGCCGGCGGCCGGGGTGCTCGACGCGCTGGCCGGAGCCGACGTGGTGCTGCTCGCCCCGAGCAACCCGGTGGTGAGCATCGCGCCGGTGCTCGCCGTACCCGAACTGCGGGACGCGCTGGTCACCGGCTCCGCGCCGGTGATCGGGGTGTCACCGATCATCGGCGGCGCCCCGGTACGCGGGATGGCGGACCGCTGCCTGGCGGTGCTCGGCGTGCCCTGCACGGCGGCCGGGGTGGGTGGCCTCTACGGTGCCCGGTCGGCCGGTGGCATCCTGGACGCCTGGCTGGTGGACGGCACCGACGCCGGGACCGAGGTCGAGGGGGTGACCGTGCGGGCGGCACCGCTGTGGATGACCGACGAGGCGGCGACCGCGACGATGGTCCGGACCGCCCTGGAACTGGCCTGA
- a CDS encoding bifunctional FO biosynthesis protein CofGH has translation MADGTDQPTVASLRRALRRAADGRALDPDEATVLLAARGEFLDELLATASRIRDAGLVDAGRPGVVTFSKKVFVPLTRLCQDRCHYCTFATVPHRLPAAFLERDEVLAIAAAGAAQGCKEALFTLGDRPEQRWPQARQWLTERGFDSTLDYLRACAIAVLEETGLLPHLNPGVLSWAELQRLKPVAPSMGMMLETTATRLWSEPGGPHYGSPDKEPAVRLRVLADAGRVAVPFTTGILIGIGETPAERVDSIFAIRRGAREYGHIQEVIVQNFRAKPDTAMRGMPDAELHELAATVAVARILLGPGARIQAPPNLIEGEYDLLLRAGIDDWGGVSPVTPDHVNPERPWPHLDELAARTAAAGFTLRERLTVYPEYVRRADPWLDPRLAAHVAALADPATGLAVESARPVGRPWQEPDDAFVPGGRTDLHATIDTTGRSADRRGDFDSVYGDWAEVGARVPTPAPDTTAPTPATASASGGSSAASGPGLAADPDLRAGLRLAADDPAALLEPRHEAAALALFAADGPALDELCRIADEVRRDAVGDDVTYVVNRNINFSNVCYVGCRFCAFAQRERDADAYRLSVEQVADRAEQAWAAGATEVCMQGGIDPKLPVTAYADLVRAIKARVPGMHVHAYSPMEIVTGAAKAGVSIREWLTELRDAGLDTIPGTAAEILDDEVRWVLTKGKLPAATWVEVVGTAHELGIRSSSTMMYGHVDHPRQWLGHFRVLAGLQDRTGGFTEFVALPFVHTNAPIYLAGIARPGPTWRENRVVHAMARLLLHGRIDNIQCSWVKLGDSGTAELLRSGCNDLGGTLMEETISRMAGSDHGSARTVAQLVRIAAAAGRRARPRTTVYGYAG, from the coding sequence GTGGCTGATGGGACTGATCAACCGACCGTCGCGAGCCTGCGCCGGGCGCTGCGTCGGGCGGCCGACGGCCGGGCGCTGGACCCGGACGAGGCGACCGTGCTGCTCGCCGCGCGCGGCGAGTTCCTCGACGAACTGCTGGCGACCGCCAGTCGGATCCGGGACGCCGGACTGGTCGACGCCGGCCGGCCGGGCGTGGTCACCTTCTCCAAGAAGGTCTTCGTCCCGCTGACCCGGCTCTGCCAGGACCGCTGCCACTACTGCACCTTCGCCACCGTGCCGCACCGGCTGCCCGCCGCCTTCCTGGAGCGGGACGAGGTGCTGGCGATCGCGGCGGCCGGTGCCGCGCAGGGCTGCAAGGAGGCGCTCTTCACCCTCGGCGACCGGCCCGAGCAGCGCTGGCCGCAGGCCCGGCAGTGGCTGACCGAGCGGGGCTTCGACTCGACACTGGACTACCTCCGGGCCTGCGCCATCGCGGTACTGGAGGAGACCGGCCTGCTGCCGCACCTCAACCCGGGCGTGCTCTCCTGGGCCGAGCTGCAACGGCTCAAGCCGGTGGCGCCGAGCATGGGGATGATGCTGGAGACCACCGCCACCCGGCTCTGGTCGGAGCCGGGCGGACCGCACTACGGCTCGCCGGACAAGGAGCCGGCGGTCCGGCTGCGGGTGCTCGCCGACGCCGGGCGGGTCGCCGTGCCATTCACCACCGGCATCCTGATCGGGATCGGCGAGACGCCCGCCGAGCGGGTCGACTCGATCTTCGCCATCCGGCGCGGTGCCCGGGAGTACGGGCACATCCAGGAAGTCATCGTGCAGAACTTCCGGGCCAAGCCGGACACCGCGATGCGCGGGATGCCCGACGCCGAGCTGCACGAGCTGGCCGCCACCGTGGCGGTGGCCCGGATCCTGCTCGGGCCGGGCGCCCGGATCCAGGCGCCGCCGAACCTGATCGAGGGGGAGTACGACCTTCTGCTGCGGGCCGGCATCGACGACTGGGGCGGCGTGTCGCCGGTGACCCCGGACCACGTCAACCCGGAGCGCCCCTGGCCGCACCTGGACGAGCTGGCGGCGCGTACCGCAGCCGCCGGGTTCACCCTGCGGGAGCGGTTGACGGTCTACCCCGAGTACGTCCGGCGGGCCGACCCGTGGCTCGATCCCCGGCTCGCCGCGCACGTCGCCGCGCTCGCCGATCCGGCGACCGGGCTGGCGGTCGAGTCGGCCCGGCCGGTCGGCCGTCCGTGGCAGGAGCCGGACGACGCCTTCGTGCCGGGCGGCCGCACCGACCTGCACGCCACCATCGACACCACCGGCCGGAGCGCCGACCGGCGCGGCGACTTCGACTCCGTCTACGGCGACTGGGCGGAGGTGGGCGCCCGGGTCCCGACGCCCGCCCCGGACACCACCGCCCCCACTCCGGCTACCGCCTCCGCCTCCGGTGGCTCCTCCGCCGCTTCGGGGCCGGGGCTGGCGGCCGATCCCGACCTGCGGGCCGGGCTGCGGCTCGCCGCCGACGACCCGGCCGCGCTGCTGGAGCCCCGGCACGAGGCGGCGGCGCTGGCCCTCTTCGCCGCCGACGGGCCGGCCCTGGACGAGCTGTGCCGGATCGCCGACGAGGTGCGCCGGGACGCCGTCGGCGACGACGTGACCTACGTCGTCAACCGCAACATCAACTTTTCCAACGTCTGCTACGTGGGCTGCCGGTTCTGCGCCTTCGCGCAGCGGGAGCGGGACGCCGACGCGTACCGGCTCTCGGTGGAGCAGGTCGCCGACCGGGCCGAGCAGGCGTGGGCGGCGGGCGCCACCGAGGTCTGCATGCAGGGCGGCATCGATCCCAAGCTGCCGGTCACCGCGTACGCCGACCTGGTGCGGGCGATCAAGGCCCGGGTGCCGGGCATGCACGTGCACGCGTACTCGCCGATGGAGATCGTCACCGGGGCGGCCAAGGCCGGCGTGTCGATCCGGGAGTGGCTGACCGAGCTGCGCGACGCGGGGCTGGACACCATCCCGGGTACCGCCGCCGAGATCCTCGACGACGAGGTGCGCTGGGTGCTCACCAAGGGCAAACTGCCGGCCGCCACCTGGGTCGAGGTGGTCGGCACCGCGCACGAGCTGGGCATCCGGTCCAGCTCCACGATGATGTACGGCCACGTCGACCACCCCCGGCAGTGGCTGGGCCACTTCCGGGTACTGGCCGGGTTGCAGGACCGGACCGGGGGCTTCACCGAGTTCGTCGCGCTGCCCTTCGTGCACACCAACGCGCCGATCTACCTCGCCGGCATCGCCCGGCCCGGTCCCACCTGGCGGGAAAATCGGGTGGTGCACGCCATGGCCCGGTTGCTGCTGCACGGCCGGATCGACAACATCCAGTGCTCCTGGGTCAAGCTCGGCGACTCCGGCACCGCCGAACTGCTCCGGAGCGGCTGCAACGACCTCGGCGGCACCCTGATGGAGGAGACGATCTCCCGGATGGCCGGCTCGGACCACGGCTCGGCGCGTACGGTGGCCCAGCTGGTGCGGATCGCGGCCGCCGCCGGCCGGCGGGCCCGCCCCCGGACGACCGTCTACGGGTACGCCGGCTGA
- a CDS encoding DUF3499 domain-containing protein — protein sequence MRSPRRCSRNGCPRQAVATLTYVYNESTAVVGPLAAFAEPHTYDLCEPHARSLTAPRGWDVVRHEGEFEPPPPTTDDLVALAEAVREAARPAPPRPDEIESDQHHGQQTGRRGHLRVIPPSH from the coding sequence GTGAGGTCACCACGGCGTTGCTCCCGCAACGGCTGCCCCCGACAGGCCGTAGCCACGCTGACCTATGTCTACAACGAGTCCACAGCCGTGGTGGGCCCGCTGGCGGCCTTCGCCGAGCCGCACACCTACGACCTCTGCGAGCCGCACGCCCGGAGCCTGACCGCCCCCCGGGGCTGGGACGTGGTCCGGCACGAGGGGGAGTTCGAGCCGCCCCCGCCGACCACCGACGACCTGGTGGCGCTCGCCGAGGCGGTCCGGGAGGCGGCCCGGCCGGCCCCGCCCCGCCCGGACGAGATCGAGAGCGACCAGCACCACGGTCAGCAGACCGGCCGGCGCGGCCACCTCCGGGTCATCCCGCCCAGCCACTGA
- a CDS encoding resistance to Congo red protein: MTSQPGPAPSDAPQASSVTKPLRELIALVLLGANAFFLFSGLIELFFGGWENSDFGDRSLSSFYAFVGLEQVALPVLAVLLATHVQPVVGQARVITLVALVEYAVSVLFGGITLLAGIFGLLAETQFRQAFTRTLVFVGAYVILLVVAFLVFRVWRALFHVSKPKPQPGLYGQPQPYGQPGGYGQPTGYGQPTGYGQPTGYGQPGVPYQGYPPAAGQPEPHVYGQPTVYGQPTDYAPPAGYGQPGYAPPSSAPPASAPPAPSSAPPAPSSAPPAPASAPPAPASASPASAPPAQRAEPSAPSAAPSPSGTSPSEPDEEETGRTQVIPQRPPVADRTQRINPASQQPSAGAQPPPSDRDDDPTQPR; this comes from the coding sequence TTGACCAGCCAGCCCGGGCCCGCGCCGAGCGACGCGCCGCAGGCCAGTTCAGTGACCAAGCCGCTGCGCGAACTGATCGCGCTGGTGCTCCTCGGGGCGAACGCCTTCTTCCTGTTCAGCGGACTGATCGAGCTGTTCTTCGGCGGTTGGGAGAACTCCGACTTCGGTGACCGCTCGCTGAGCTCCTTCTACGCGTTCGTCGGCCTGGAGCAGGTCGCGCTGCCGGTGCTCGCGGTGCTGCTCGCCACCCACGTCCAGCCGGTGGTCGGGCAGGCCCGGGTGATCACCCTGGTGGCGCTCGTCGAGTACGCCGTCTCGGTGCTGTTCGGCGGGATCACCCTGCTCGCCGGGATCTTCGGCCTGCTGGCCGAGACACAGTTCCGGCAGGCGTTCACCCGGACACTGGTCTTCGTCGGGGCGTACGTGATCCTGCTCGTGGTGGCCTTCCTGGTCTTCCGGGTGTGGCGGGCGCTCTTCCACGTGTCGAAGCCGAAGCCGCAGCCCGGCCTCTACGGCCAGCCCCAGCCGTACGGCCAGCCCGGCGGTTACGGCCAGCCGACCGGCTACGGGCAACCGACCGGCTACGGCCAGCCGACCGGGTACGGCCAGCCGGGGGTGCCGTACCAGGGCTACCCGCCGGCTGCCGGGCAGCCCGAGCCGCACGTCTACGGTCAGCCGACGGTCTACGGCCAGCCGACCGACTACGCCCCGCCCGCCGGCTACGGCCAGCCCGGGTACGCCCCGCCCTCCTCCGCCCCGCCCGCGTCGGCCCCGCCCGCGCCGTCGTCCGCTCCGCCGGCACCGTCGTCCGCTCCGCCGGCACCGGCCTCCGCTCCGCCGGCACCCGCCTCCGCGTCCCCGGCCTCGGCGCCCCCGGCGCAGCGCGCCGAGCCGTCCGCGCCGTCGGCCGCCCCGAGCCCGTCCGGCACGAGCCCGTCCGAGCCGGACGAGGAGGAGACCGGGCGGACCCAGGTGATCCCGCAGCGGCCGCCGGTCGCCGACCGTACCCAGCGGATCAACCCGGCCAGCCAGCAGCCGTCGGCCGGTGCCCAGCCACCGCCGTCGGACCGGGACGACGACCCGACGCAGCCCCGCTGA
- a CDS encoding metallopeptidase family protein, producing MSSPENRRPGSGRRSRRDRHGRGLRGRLVPATVPLARTKSEIFDDLVLDTVETLERRFAKELAGVEFAVEDVPPDLNVYDSDVLEDGEVPLARLLPGRPGRQEVPPRIVLYRRPLEFRAIDREDLADLVHDVIIEQVANLLGVDPDELA from the coding sequence ATGTCCAGTCCGGAGAACCGCCGGCCGGGTTCCGGGCGCCGGTCGCGCCGGGACCGGCACGGGCGCGGGCTGCGTGGCCGACTCGTTCCGGCCACCGTCCCGCTGGCCCGGACCAAATCGGAGATCTTCGACGATCTGGTCCTGGACACCGTGGAGACCCTGGAGCGGCGGTTCGCCAAGGAACTGGCCGGGGTCGAGTTCGCGGTCGAGGACGTACCGCCGGACCTCAACGTCTACGACTCGGACGTACTCGAGGACGGCGAGGTCCCGCTGGCCCGGCTGCTGCCCGGGCGCCCGGGGCGCCAGGAGGTGCCACCCCGGATCGTGCTCTACCGTCGCCCCCTGGAGTTCCGCGCGATCGACCGCGAGGACCTCGCCGACCTGGTGCACGATGTGATCATCGAGCAGGTCGCGAACCTGCTCGGCGTCGATCCCGACGAGCTGGCCTGA
- a CDS encoding WhiB family transcriptional regulator: protein MDGRLEVADLLGNAPEWQERALCSQTDPEAFFPEKGGSTREAKRICSRCEVKAECLEYALGHDERFGIWGGLSERERRKLKRRVA from the coding sequence ATGGACGGCCGACTCGAGGTGGCCGACCTGCTCGGAAATGCTCCGGAGTGGCAAGAGCGGGCGCTCTGCTCGCAGACCGATCCGGAAGCGTTTTTTCCCGAGAAGGGCGGCTCGACCCGCGAGGCGAAGCGGATCTGCTCCCGGTGTGAGGTCAAGGCCGAGTGTCTGGAATACGCACTCGGGCACGACGAACGGTTCGGGATCTGGGGCGGGTTGTCCGAACGCGAACGGCGCAAGTTGAAGCGTCGCGTCGCCTGA